A region from the Arthrobacter gengyunqii genome encodes:
- a CDS encoding NCS2 family permease: MLKQGSKLDRYFEISKRGSSVSREVRGGLATFFAMSYIVVLNPLILGGQDGVGNTLSGPAVAAATALVAGVLTIIMGAWAKHPFALATGLGVNAFVAATVATNPGLTWPDVMGLVLLSGVTMFILVLTGFRTAVFRAVPASLKTAIVVGIGMFIALLGFVNAGFVRRIPDAAGTTVPLELGTGGQLLGWPSLVFVFGLLVTIILMSRNVRGAILIGIVSSTVLAVIIEMVAAPGSQGAGIETGWSLVTPSMPQWAAPDLSLLGEVSVFGSFQTLGVVAASLLTFVILLSIFFDAMGTMVGLASAAGSVDKDGHIPNVDRVLLVDAAGAVAGGAAGVSSNQIFVESGSGIAEGARTGLASVVTGLLFIVAMFLTPLIYLVPFEAVAPALVVVGFLMVSQVGKIDWSDIGLAIPSFLTIVLMPFTYSIATGLGAGFVTFAVIRLFQGRGKEVHPLMYVVAAAFVVFFSVGAISSALGV; encoded by the coding sequence ATGCTCAAACAAGGTTCAAAACTGGACCGGTATTTCGAGATCTCCAAACGGGGTTCGTCCGTCTCCCGCGAAGTCCGGGGTGGTTTGGCCACATTTTTCGCCATGAGCTACATCGTGGTCCTTAACCCGCTGATCCTCGGCGGCCAGGACGGCGTAGGCAACACACTGTCCGGGCCTGCTGTCGCTGCTGCCACCGCCCTCGTGGCCGGCGTTCTGACCATCATCATGGGTGCCTGGGCCAAGCATCCGTTTGCGCTCGCTACCGGGCTGGGCGTCAACGCCTTCGTCGCCGCAACGGTGGCAACCAATCCGGGCCTGACCTGGCCCGACGTCATGGGCCTGGTCCTGCTTTCCGGCGTGACCATGTTCATCCTGGTCCTGACCGGTTTCCGGACCGCGGTCTTCAGGGCCGTTCCGGCCAGCCTGAAAACGGCGATCGTCGTCGGCATCGGCATGTTCATTGCACTGTTGGGCTTTGTGAACGCGGGCTTTGTCCGCCGCATCCCCGACGCGGCCGGCACCACCGTTCCGCTGGAATTGGGCACCGGGGGCCAGTTGCTGGGCTGGCCGAGCCTGGTCTTCGTCTTTGGCCTGCTCGTGACGATCATCCTGATGTCCCGCAACGTCAGGGGCGCCATCCTCATTGGCATCGTGTCCTCCACCGTCCTCGCCGTGATCATCGAGATGGTCGCTGCCCCCGGCTCCCAGGGCGCCGGCATCGAAACCGGCTGGTCGCTGGTCACCCCGAGCATGCCGCAGTGGGCGGCCCCGGATCTTTCCCTGCTGGGCGAAGTCAGCGTCTTTGGTTCCTTCCAGACGCTTGGTGTCGTCGCTGCGTCCCTGCTGACCTTCGTGATCCTGCTGAGCATCTTCTTTGACGCGATGGGCACCATGGTGGGCCTGGCGTCCGCCGCCGGATCCGTCGACAAAGACGGTCACATCCCGAACGTGGACCGCGTCCTCCTGGTCGATGCAGCCGGTGCAGTTGCAGGCGGTGCCGCGGGTGTTTCCTCCAATCAGATCTTCGTGGAATCCGGCTCCGGCATCGCTGAAGGTGCCCGCACCGGGCTGGCCTCCGTGGTGACCGGCCTGCTCTTCATTGTCGCCATGTTCCTGACGCCGCTGATTTATCTGGTGCCGTTTGAGGCTGTCGCCCCCGCACTGGTGGTGGTGGGTTTTCTCATGGTTTCCCAGGTTGGCAAGATCGACTGGAGCGACATTGGGTTGGCCATTCCCTCGTTCCTGACGATTGTCCTGATGCCGTTCACGTACTCCATCGCCACCGGCCTGGGTGCCGGGTTCGTGACTTTCGCCGTGATCCGCCTCTTCCAAGGCCGCGGCAAGGAAGTCCACCCGCTGATGTATGTGGTGGCCGCAGCCTTCGTGGTGTTCTTCTCCGTGGGGGCAATTTCCTCAGCCCTCGGGGTCTAA
- a CDS encoding FAD-binding protein, whose product MVETAARRVNGTANTVLPEAGIHTEVTTAVVIGSGLTGLAVVSELNRRGVESVVLDGLQHDSQPVHVPVPDAAGLPERAELLRLLHGYATGHSLDIRRGTAVQAVGLLRGSKIPAPVTRAAVKWAVHTPGGLLLADAVVLAGCGRPAVLKLLRSLGFTAGTERRRALRSAGLYLVGAGEAVTSPTRELVRQAKRAGQEVAQRGAAFDSGSGVRAGSA is encoded by the coding sequence ACAGTTCTCCCGGAGGCGGGAATCCACACGGAAGTGACCACCGCCGTCGTGATTGGCAGCGGATTGACAGGCCTTGCCGTAGTGAGTGAATTGAACCGCCGGGGTGTTGAGTCCGTTGTCCTGGACGGCCTCCAGCATGACAGCCAACCGGTCCATGTGCCGGTTCCGGATGCCGCAGGCCTGCCGGAGCGGGCCGAACTGCTCCGTCTGCTGCACGGTTACGCGACGGGCCACTCTTTGGACATCCGCCGCGGCACTGCTGTCCAGGCGGTGGGCTTGCTGCGGGGTTCCAAGATTCCCGCGCCGGTGACCCGGGCGGCCGTCAAGTGGGCGGTTCACACCCCCGGCGGCCTGCTGCTGGCCGACGCCGTGGTGCTGGCCGGATGCGGGCGCCCGGCAGTGCTGAAGCTGCTCCGCTCACTCGGATTTACTGCCGGAACGGAACGGCGCAGGGCCCTGCGCAGTGCGGGGCTCTATCTGGTGGGCGCGGGGGAAGCAGTTACTTCGCCCACCCGCGAACTGGTCCGTCAGGCCAAGCGCGCGGGACAGGAAGTGGCTCAGCGCGGCGCGGCTTTCGACTCTGGTTCCGGGGTTCGGGCCGGCAGCGCTTAG